Sequence from the Helianthus annuus cultivar XRQ/B chromosome 13, HanXRQr2.0-SUNRISE, whole genome shotgun sequence genome:
TAAAGTATGTTTAAGGTCTTAATTGTATAGTTATTATGTAAGGGGTTTAGGGTGTCATTTAAGTAAATCGGTATATCTCAATGCCTGCGTCCATTGTTTCACGCCGGTTCAATATGTATAAGTAGTGAACGATTGTCAAACATCATTCAGTAATCAGAAATTTAGTTTGTGTAAAAttcatttgttaatttttgtTCTTATTCTTTCAATTCAATTAATTGTGTCTGTGATTACCAACAACCTTGGGCTATAGAATCTCAGCTTGTTAAAATGTCTTTTTATCATAGACCGTCCAAGTATGGATGGAAACCCGAAATCTTGAAGAAAGGTGTAATGGAAGAGGGTCCCACTATAGTCTGCAGGCCCATCATCTCTCATATCCCCTGCATCAACACAAGAGACTACTACTGGTACTTGTTTACTAAATACACTCTTGACTCTTTCAATATGCATAAAttaaatattttgttttgttttcatcCAGGAAGCAAATGTTACAGCATGACAAATGGTTTATTTGGACAAATATGTGATACATTTAATGCCTTTTTTTTAACTTCCTTTCACGGTATATACTGATCTCCTTATAAAAAGCGCGCCTCAGCGCGAGGCACACTAAGGCGCAGCTTCTGGGGCTTTTTCGCTCAGCGCCTTGTGTAATTACAAGAAGCACCCAAAAGGCACagatttttgggattttttgggGGCTTTTTGGCttgaggcgcgcgcctcatgtatctgaggcgtttttctgcagaaaaaaaGTTGTACCTTGGGTTTTTTGACTTGTACATTTAAGTAAAATGGTATAAAAGCCTTATTTATAGCTAAATATAGGTTAAAGGAAGTTAAAACCTATGGGATATGTATGGGATATataaaaagaaatatataaaCACCTTGCAcctcgggtacgaaaagcccaccgcttttgcgctttgcgcctcaattttagacctcgtcgcttttgtgcacctatcgctttttaaaaccaaggttcAGATAGGGATTGTTATTTGTTTATTCATTTGATTTTTAACACGTTTTATTAGTTCATATGGTTTTAGCTTTGAATGCTTTAGAACACATTCCCTAACTGGATGCCAATTTTATTATCCTTTTTTGCAGCTTTATGAACCGAGTCTTTTTGGTGATTGTTTTTTAGATTAAAAGCACAACCTTTCAACTTGGTGATtatacaatttgattcgatttgaTTTTCACTTTGAAAGTTTTGGCAAACGTGCCTTAATCGGATTTCCGTTTGTTTAATCCCTTTGCTTTTAGGTATTTATAACGTAACTCTGATATTATGTTAAAATTTGCAGAGATTAATACAAAGCTAAATAGCAGAGTACAACAAAACAACCAACATTCAATGAAGCAGCTAAACTTATTTTCTACAAACGAACCCGCAAATTGTACTCCAATACTTCCAAGCCAACTTACAAAATGTGGTTGAAACTGTGAAAAGGTAAGAGTTAGTTCATATTATGCCATTTTTCTAAGTGTATAGTGCATGATTTGTTGTTATGGTTTTGTCAAAGCTAGCGATTTTATTCTCATTTTAAAACTTACAGGAATAGCCCCTTTATTTGAAGCATGTAACATCATCAGTggtcattttatataaataaaatagtgCTATTAATCCTGCATGTCGCGGCAGGCGGGAACTTGATTGGTTTCGGTCTGGTTTTTGTTTTGTGCTCTAACTggattttggtgtttttattCCCTTTTACTTGTTCTATAATCAAGTTTAaaaaaacggaaacgagtttcgaggcgttttcccttcacCTCACGAGGCAAGCCTCTTGGCGAACCGAGGCGTAAGCCCGAGGCGGAattagaaaaatataaaattatatatcttataaaaataataatacttactaaattcatcatcaaaaacacacataaaaaagacgtaaattgcttgaaattgacacaaaagtcaaaaatatcaaaaataaatattaaaaacccTTGAGGCACACCTGTTTTCGCGCCTCAGCCCTTCTGAGGCGCACATACAATAAAACCCCCTGGCGCGCCTCAGAATTGTTATTTGGGcgtttcgcctcgaggcgcgcctgaggcgcacgcctcagctgttttttaaaaccatgtctACAATGGCGACTTTTCAAGTTCAAATTGATAACCAGGTCATCAGATTACATATTATATAGAAAGAAAGGGGACGATGATTTTAGATTTTGGAGTTACAAAGCTCCTCTAACTTCTTTCATTTCACCGAATTAACCATAAAAAAAGTTATTTAGGTGGTATGACTATGCAATTGTGTGTTCATTTACACTAAATTATGTTAAAAAAGAAAGGCATTTAGCCTTTTGATTCACAGTTAATAATATTAAAACATTGAATGAAAACTAAAACAAAGTTGAAGGGTCAAGTTTGCCAATTATGCAAACTTAATATTAGTCTATTGTCATTCCAGCTCAATAAAACAATTTCTTTAATCGGCCGGGCTGTGGGTGTGACACAGCAATAAAACAGTTCTTTTTTAACAATAGGCAACTTGACAttaattataaatttataatccataaaatataataaaaagtaCTAAACAAAAGAAGTGTTAAAATATGCTGACCAagaacatataaaatcagtataaACAGCTGTGAATTTAATCAATATCACACATACTAAACACAGCAATAATAATTACCTAAACGCGTATGCAGCAAGCAGTCGTAGACGATATAAGTTACCAGCTTACTAAACACTGCAATAATAATTACCTAAACCCGTATGCAGCAACCAGTCGGAGACTTGCCAGTTTACATTAGTTTGGGCAAATTTACAACAAATTAGGGTGTAAATCAAGAAGGAGTTTAGAACACATATCGAGACATTCATATATGCATAAGA
This genomic interval carries:
- the LOC110900287 gene encoding uncharacterized protein LOC110900287, which codes for MEFTSGLHAAVAGSDYHHRNYFRRNRNDVGEEYYYSYHRVRRTCNTRNYSFHHQQRCIPSKYGWKPEILKKGVMEEGPTIVCRPIISHIPCINTRDYYWKQMLQHDKWFIWTNM